CCGTACTGCCCGTTCGCCAAGCGGCGGGATCCGCCGGAGCTGCTGCGCGCCGACCGCGCCGCGCTGGCCCGGTTCACCGACTGGGTGGCGGCGACCACCGACGTACGACTGTCGGTGCTGTTCACCCCGTGGGGTGAGGGGCTGACCCGCCGCTGGTACCGGGAGGCGATGGTGTCGCTGTCGCACCTGCCGCACGTCGAGCGGGTGGTCATCCAGACCAACCTCGCCGCCCGGGTGGACTGGCTCGCCGACGCCGACCGGGGCACGGCGGCACTGTGGACGACGTACCACCCGGGACAGGTCAGCCGGGAGCGGTTCCTGGCCCGCTGCGCCCGCCTGTCGGAGCTGGGGGTCCGCTACTCCGTCGGGGTGGTCGGCCTGCCGGAGCACCTCGACGAGGCGCGGGCGCTGCGCGCGGCGCTGCCGGCGCAGGTGTACCTGTGGGTCAACGCCGCCGAGGGACGGCGCTACGACGCCGCCGAGGAGGCCGTCTGGACAGGGCTGGACCCGCTGTTCGGCTGGAGCGTCCGCCCGCACCTGTCCCTGGGGCGGCCGTGCCACGCGGGTGAGACCGCCGTCTCGGTGCTCGGTGACGGCACGGTGCGCCGCTGCCACTTCGATCCCGCCCCGATCGGCAACCTGTACGACGGGTCGTGGCGGGCCGCCCTGCGGCCCCGGCCGTGCGGCGTCGCGGTCTGCGACTGCCACATCGGGTACGTGCACCTCAAGCCGCTCGGGCTGCGCGACGTCTTCGCCGGCGGGGTGCTGGAACGCATCCCCGCCGCCTGGCCGTCCCCGGGTCCGGTGGCGTCCGGCACGCCCTGACGCCGGGGCGGCCCGGCGAGGGCGGCCCCGGCGTCGGCTGCCGGCGGGCTCAGTGGGTGACGCGGACCGTGTCGTCGATCCGCGGGTACTCGCAGGCGTCCTGGTCACACAGTTCGAACCCGGCGGTGACCAGCGTCTCGCCGGGGCGGAAGATCTCGCCGTCAGCCTGCGCCGCCACCCGCGCCGTCACCTCCTGCGGCTCGCCGGTGCAGGTGACCGGCGCCCAGCCGGATCCGTGGGCCACGCCGCTGCCCGAGCGCTGCCGGACGATCACCTCGACGCCGCCGGACCTGCCTGCGGTGCACACCACGGTGATCGTGACGTCCACGGCCACGCCTCGGGCGGCCAGGGTCGCGGAGGTGACGTCGACGGTGCTCGCCGCGCTCGCGGGCGTCGGCGCCAGTGATGCGAACAGTGCCAGCCCGAGCAGGGCGATGCTGGTCATGATCCGGCGCACGGTGGTCCTCCCTCTGCCAGTCACCTACCTGCGCCACCATAGACCCGTGTCGACACTCGTAGTGACCGGTCGATGACAGATCTCGGTGTTCGCGGCGCCAGTGCCGCAGGTCGTGGCCCGGAGCCGGCGGGGCCTTTGCGGGTCAGTCGGCCAGCCAGGCGCGGATCTCGTCGCCGTGCTCGTCGAGCCGGGGCGGCGGCAGGTCGTGGCGGGGCGGGGTGCGCGAGAAGCCGATCGGGTGCCGGACGCCGGGCACGCCGCCCGCCGTGGCCACCGGGTCGAGCCCGAGGTCGCGGGCCAGCGCGACCCCGTCGGCGACGGTGTTGATCGGGGCGCACGGCACACCGGCGGCGGTCAGGTCGGCGAACCACTCGTCGCGCCGCCGCCGCGCCAGCCGCTCGACCAGCAGGGGGCGCAGCGCGTCCCGGTGCACCGTGCGGTCCTGGTTGCGGGCGAACCGGGGGTCGTCGGCCAGCGCGGGCGCCCCCAGCACCTGGCACAGCCGGCGGAACTGGGCGTCGTTGCCGGCGATGACGACGAGGTCGCCGTCGGCGGTGGGCATCGGCTCGTACGGGAACAGGCTCGGGTGGGCGTTGCCCATCCGGAACGGCACGCTGCCGGCGGCGACGTGGCCGCTGGTCTGGTTCACCAGGCCGGACAGGGCCGAGGAGAGCAGGTCCACCTCGACGTGCTGGCCGACTCCGTGCCGGTCGCGGTGCCGCAGCGCGGCGAGCACGCCGACGGCCGCGTGCAGGCCCGCCATCACGTCGAACACCGCCACCCCGGCCTTGTACGGCGGGCCGTCCGGATCCCCGGTGAGGCTCATCAGGCCGGAGGCCGCCTGGACCATCAGGTCGTACCCGGGCAGGTGCGCCCCCGCGCCGGCGCCGAACCCGCTGATCGAGGCGTACACGATGCGCGGGTTGACGGCGGCGACGCTGTCGTGGTCGAGGCCGAAGCGGCGCAGGCCGCCCGGGCGGAAGTTCTGGATCATCACGTCGGCCCGGTGGGCGAGGCGCCGGGCGACGGCCAGGTCGTCCGGGTCGGTGAGGTCCAGGGCGATGGACCGCTTGTTGCGGTTGACGCCGAGGTAGTAGGTGGAGATGCCGTCGCGCACCGGCGGCGTCCACGCGCGGGTGTCGTCCCCGCCGGGGCCCTCGACCTTGACCACGTCCGCGCCGAGGTCGGCCAGGAGCATCGTCGCGTACGGCCCGGCGAGGATCCGCGAGAAGTCGGCCACCAGGACGCCGTCGAGCGGTCCGGACCGCTGCCGCTGCATCGGCACTCCCCTCCCCGGGACGGCCGGCCGGCCGCTCGGGTCGGCGGGGACCGGTCCGGCGAGCATACGATCCGCGGGTGGAAACCTTCGACGGCACCGACGGCACCCAACTGGCGTACCACCGCACCGGCCACGGCCCGGCGCTGATCTGCCTGCCCGGCGGGCCGATGCAGGACTCGGCGTACCTCGGCGAGCTGGGCGGGTTGTCGGCGCACCGCACGCTGGTGCGGCTGGACCTGCGCGGCACCGGGGGGTCGGCCGTCCCGGCGGACCCGGCGACCTACCGGTGCGACCGGCAGGTCGCCGACGTCGAGGCGCTGCGCCGGCACCTCGGGCTGGAGCGCGTCGACCTGGCCGCGCACTGCGCCGGGGCGACCCTGGCCCTGCTGTACGCGGTCCGGCATCCCGAGCGGGTCGAGCGGCTCGTCCTGCTCACCCCCAGCCCCCGGCCGGTGGGCGTGGAGGTCACCGACCGGGACCGCCGGGAGCTGGCCGAGCTGCGCCGGGGCGAGCCGTGGTTCCCGGCGGCGTTCGCCGCGTTCGAGCGCATCTGGGCGGGACGGGCCGGCGACGAGGACTGGGCGGCGATCACCCCGTTCACCTGGGGCCGGTGGGACGCCGCCGCCCGGGCCCACCACGAGCGGGAGGCGAGCTGGCGGCACCCGGACGCGGCGGCCGGCTACTACGCCGACGACGCGTTCGACCCGGTGGCCGTCCGGGCCGCCGTCGGGCGGCTCCGGGCAGCGGTCCTGCTGGTCGCGGGCGAGTACGACGTCGCGCTGCCGCCGACCCGCGCGGCGGAGTACGCCGGCCTGTTCCCCAAGGGCGAGCTGGCCGTGCAGCCGGGCGGCGGGCACCAGCCCTGGCACGACGACCCGCGCTGGTTCGTCGACACCGTGGCCCGGTTCCTGGGCTGAGCGCCCGCGGCTACCGTGCCGGCCGGCACGGCCCCCGCGCGGTCACGCTCTCGTCGGCGACCCGCAGGACCGTGCCGTCGACGTAGTAGAGCGAGACGCCGGCGGCTCCGCCGAGCCGGGACACGCAGGTCGTCGGCGGGGGCAGGTGCGGCGGTGGCGACTGGCCGTCGACGGCGGCGAGCTGGACCCGGGTCACCTGCAACGCGGGGACGCCCGGCGCCATCAGCAGCCGCACCGGTCGGCCGGCGCGCACGTCGGCGGCGAGGTGGTCGCTCAGCCGGTACGGCAGCAGCAGCAGGCTCACGCCGAGGAAGCCCAGCAGGGCCCCGGCGATCCCGCGCAGCCACAGGCTGGTGTTCCAGCCCAGCTGCACGGCGGGTGGGCGCAGCCACAGGACGAGGCCGGTGCTGACCGCGCCGCAGAGCAGGATGACGGTGACCGGGAGGGCGTCGACCGCCCCGCCGCGCGAGGTGGTCCACACCGCGAGGCAGAGCGCCGCCAGCCCCGCGACGCCCATGCAGGAGACCACCGTCATGACCACGATCGCGGCCCGGCTCTGCACGATGTGGACCACGGGGGCGCTGCGCTCGGCCGCCTGGAGCAGGTGCCGGGAGACGACGAAGACGGCCAGGCCGGTGATGCCGATGAGGAAGGCGCGGATCGCCAGCCAGCCGAAGGTGATGCCGGCGTCCTCCGGATCGACGCCGAAGGCGCCGAAGAACCGGGCGGTGACCACCCAGCCGAAGGCGTACGAGAAACCGGCGACGCCGGTGACGATCTGCGCCGCCTGCCCGAACCAGTGCGACACCTGCCCGGTGAGCGTCGGGGGCGACCCGTCCGAGGGCGGCGCGGCGCCGATCACAGCAGCCCCGTGAGCAGCACGACCGCTGCGACGGCGCCGATCACGAACCCGACCGTCACGGCCAGCCTGCCCTTCAGCGCGTACGTCCAGGCGGTGCGCGGCAGCGACTCCACCGGCGACACGCTCGGCGTGGTCTGCAGCTCCGGCCCCTCCCCGGTCATCGCCTCGATCACGGCGTCGAGCGTCGTCAGCCACTGCGACAGGCGGGGCCGGGAGCCCGAGGCGCGCACGGAGGCACGGATCAGCGGGGCCAGCGCGGCGGGCACCTGGCCGCCGAGGGGGTCGTCGGTGTCGGCGCCCGAGGGCCGCCAGGACGGCGCGACGAGCACCCGGGCGGTGATCAGGCCGACCGCGTAGACGGTCGAGGCGTGATCCGGCCGGGGGGTGTCGCCGGTGAGCACCCGCGGATCCGTCCAGTCCGTGCTGGTCAGCAGCGGCTCCTCGACCACGCTGTCCACCGGCCGGATCGAGTCGCAGTCCAGCAGCAGCACCGCGGGCTGCGGACGCAGCGTCCACAGCAGGTTGTGCGCCGCCAGGTCCTCGTGCACCAGGCCCCGCGTCTCCAGCCAGCGCAACGCCTCCACCAGGGCCCGGATCAGCTTGAGCTTCTCCCGCAGGCTCGCCGGCTCGATCCCGACCCGGGCGGCTCGGGCCTCGTAGAGCAGGTAGTTGAGGTCCCTGACCCGGACCTTCTTGGTCGACAGGTGCGCCTGGTACGCCATCCCGGCCCGGGGGACGAGCACCCCGGCCACCGCGCCGTCGGCGCCGGCGACGACCGCCAGCGGCCACGCGTACCGGCGCCGGACGAGGGCGGCCGAGTCGTCGTCGAGGCCCCGGTAGAGCTGGACGAGCCGGTCGAGGTCCTCCTCGGCGCGGGGTATCGCGTACTTCTTGTACAGCACCGTGTCGTCGTGGCCGAACACGTCGAAGACGGTGGACGAGCCGCCCCGGACGCCGGGGCCCCAGGTGCGCAGGGTGCGCTCCGGCACCCGGGGCGGCAGGTCGGGCCAGGTGTCGGCCACTGGTGGGGTGGGCATGTCGTGTGAGGGCCGGTTACCGCAGGTCCGCTTCCCCGAGGGGCGGGTACGGCGGCGGCAGGTGCGGCCGGGCGTCGGGGCGGCCGGGCAGCATCACCGATCTGGTCAGCGTGCGGGCGAAGTCGGTGACCACGCCGAAGATCCGGGTGGCGAGCACCTGGTCGTGGTGGTCGTTCCACTCGTACACCGCTACCGGGCGCAGCCGCTGCCAGATCCCGCTCCCTTCCGACCCGGCATCCGTGGTGATGACGACGAGCTGGGCCTTGGTGCGGCGGTCGAAGTCCTGGAACGCCCGCTCCCAGTCCTGGTCGACCGGTGTGCCGTCGGTGACGAGGAAGACGAAGGGGCGCAGGACGGACGTGTCCTGTGAGCGCAGGACCCGCAGGTCGTGGTCGATCACCCGGCCGAGGCGCTGGAACAGCGGACCGTACCGGGTGGCCCCGTGAGCGTACAGGCGCGGCAGGGACGGCAGTTCGGTCAGGTCCGTCAGCGGCAGGACGAGTTCCGCGTGGTCGGCGAAGGCGACGATGCCCACCCGCACCTGGTCGCCGAGGGCGGGACTGGAGAGCAGTTCGTCGACGAGCTGGATGAGCGCCTGCTGGACGGCCTCCAGACGGGTCCCTTCAGACATGGATCCGGAGGTGTCGACCGCCAGGTAGATCGGCAGCACGCGCTGCGGCATGATCCGACCCCCTCCGCGCGCTCGCCGGTCCTGCGGTCGCCCACGAAGGTAGCCGGCTGACCGGGTCGCGTCGAGGCCCGTCGTCCGATCACGACTGTCGGACTTCGGCACCGCGCGGGGACCCCGGCTCCCTTGTCGGCACCTCCTATCGTGATGGCGCTGCGGTCCCGGCGGCACGACGACGGGCGGCAGACCACCCCGACCAGCACCGACCAGGAGGCACGCGTGGGAAGCAGGAGGTACGTCGCGACGGCGGCGTCGGTCGCCATCGCCGTCGCGACACTCACCGGGTGCGGCGACGACGGCGACGCCGAGCGGGAGTACGTCGACAAGCTCAGCCGGGCGGGCTACGAGTCGGTGACGGTCTCCCCCGAGATCAAGAAGTCCCTGGGCAGGAAGAACCGCGATCGCAAGAACACCGTCGCCTACGACTACACCTGGCAGGTGAACACCGACTCGGACCCGACCACCTGCGAGGTCACCCTCGAACATCCGGCGTACAACTCGAAGTCGCTGCGCGGCGACCACTGGCACGTCGACGAGGTCGACGACAAGGACGTCGAGGGCTGGGGCGGCAACAGCCCCGACCCCGAGACGGTGCGGAAGCTGCTGCGCGAGCACTCCTACGACTGCTGACCGAGCCCGGGTCCGCGATCCCCGGGGCGGCGGGCACGACAGCGTGCCGCCACCGGGGGCGGCGGGCGGAGTGCCAGCCCGTCACCCCCGGTGCACGGGTCAGTTCCCGGCTAGGACGCGCGCGTCGGCGGCAACGACCGCCGCCAGCGCGGTCGGGAGCCGTTTGCCGGCATGCCGGTCGGCGTAGCCGGCCAGCTCGGCGTACCGGCCGTTGGCCAGCAGGGTGCTCAGGACGGTGCGCGCGTCGGCGTCGGCGCCGGAGGTCAGGATCACGTACCCGAGGCCGGCTGGGCTGGCCGCCAGGGTGAACGTGCTGGTCGCCGACGCCCGCCCGGCCGGGCCTACGGCGTCGGCGCGCAGGGTGTGCCGGCCCGCCGGCAGGGCGGTGAGGTCCAGCGGACGATCCGTGGCGACCCGCTGCCCGTCGAGGGTGAGCGTGACGGTGTCGACGTGAGCGGCGGTGACGGTGGGGACCGGGGCCTGGGCTCGGTCCAGGGTGGCGCCATCGACCGGTGACGCGATCGCGACGCTCGGGGTGGCGGGCGATCGCTGCAGGTGAGCGGCGTTCCAGCCGGCCAGCTCGGCGGGCCGGTTGGTGATGATCCCGTCGACGTCGGCCTGCTCCAGCGCCTGCCACTGGGCCGGCGAGTCGACGGTCCAGACCAGGACGGCCACGCCCGCGTCGTGCAGCTGCCGCACCACGTCCGGCCGAGCCGCCAGCGCTGCGCCACTCGGGTTGTACGCGGTTAGTCCCAGCTGTCGGGCGAGGGCGACCGGGTCGGTGTCCAGGCTGCCGCGCAGCAGTCCCAGTGGCAGTTCCGGGGCCAAGTCGCGGGTGTGGCGCAGGGCGTCGACCTCGAAGCTCTGGACGAAGACGCGGCCGGTCATCCGCTCCGCGCGGATCACCTCGACGATCCGCGCCACCTCGTCGCGGGTATGTGCCCCCTTGATCTCCAGCAGCAGGTTGCCGCCCCGGACGCGCAGGTCGGCGAGCTGCTCCGCGAGGGTGGGCAGCTTCTCGCCGGTGTACTGCGGGGCGAACCACGAGCCGGCGTCGAGAGCCTTGAGCTGCGCGGCGGTCAGGTCCCGGATCCGGCCGACGCCATCGGTGGTGCGGTCCACAGTGGCGTCATGCAGCACGAACGGCACGCCGTCGCGGGACGGCTGCACGTCGTTCTCGATCCAGTGGGCGCCCGTCCGGCGGGCCACCTCCTGGGCCACCAGCGTGTTCTCCGGGGCGGCGGCGGAGGCGCCCCGGTGGACGATCACGGTGAGTGGGCTGCCGTCGGGGCGTAGGTGTCCGTTGGGGGCCAGCTCCGTCACGGTGACGTCGTCGAACGAGACGGTAGCGCCGTTGACCAGCAGGGCCTGCCCGCCGTCGGCGGAGCGGCGCAGGCTGCCGGTCCGCAACGCCTCCCGCCCGTCGACGAACCAGCGCGCCTGGCTGCCGTGCACCTCGACCGCGACCCGCACGTCGCGGCCGGTGCCCGCCGCGTACGGGGCGGAGCCGGTGTCGGTGACGTTCCAGGTGTTGGCGGTGGTTCGCTCGGCGAACTCCAGGCCATTGGCGGCGGTGCTGCCGCTGCGCATGGTGGCGATCCACCACGGGGTGGTGCCGTCGGCGGGTACGTCGAGGCCCAGCGCGGTCCAGCGGGTGGCCGAGGTCACCGATTCGAACCGGACGGTCGCCTCGACGCGGAAGTCGTCCAGGTGCCGACCGAAGGTGATCTTGTTGGTCGCCGCGGAGCTGGTGGAGGTGCCGTACAGCCGGCCGTTCTCCACCTTCCAGGCGCCGTCGACGGCGCGCCACCCGGCGGGCAGCGTGCCTGCGGAGAAGTCCTCGGCGACGACGGCGGCGCCGGGCTCGGCGGCCGCCGGTGGGGACGGGGTCAGCACGGCCGGCGCGCCGACCGCCAGCGTCAGGGCGCAGAGGGCGGCGGTGAGGCGGATCCGGGTGGTGGGACGGGCGCGACGGGTCATGGTGCGGACCCTAGGAACGTCACGGGAACCGACGGCCAACCGGCCGTGACGGCGACGCGAACGCCGGTACGCGATCACATGTGCGTGGACCGGACGGGGGTCAGCAGCCACCGGGCGAAGCAGGCGTCGTCGTCGAGTGCGGTGTACCAGCGGACCCGGAGCTGGAAGGAGGTGGCCGTCACCGGCAGCAGCAGGCCGGGGTCGACGCGCAGCGACGACGGCGGCCCGTGCCGGAGCGGAACGGGCCCGGGCCGGGCGGGCGCCAGGGGGGTCGAGTGCGCGCCGGCCCCGTCGACCGCCGCGCTGAACAGGGCCAGCACACCGCTGGGCACCCGCAGGACCTCGCCCACCTGGTCGTCGGTGTGCGGGAACCGCAGCGCGTCGGCCACGGTGTCGGGGTAGCGGGAGCCGGACGCCTGCACGACGGCGATCGACCCGTCCTGCGCGGTGAGGACCTCGATCCAGCTGTCGTCGCGCACGACGCCGTCCCCGCCGACCAGCACCGCCCGGCCGGTCCCCACCGCGATGCCGGTGTCCTGCCACCCCAGGTCGACCACCTGGTCGAACTGGTCGTCACTGGAGCCCCGCCACGCCTCGCGCAGGCCGGCGTCGACGGCGAGGAACGGCTCACCGTTGGTCCACAACCGACCGACATGGGTCCAGGAGACAGTCACCGGCCCAGTATCGACGACGCTCGGCCGGGGTCCGCCGGGGCGTGGTCAGCGGGTCGACGGCCGGGCGCTGCGCCGGGTGCCGAAGGACTCCATGGTGGTGGCCTTCTTCGCGGGCGTACGTCCGGCGGTGCCGCGGGCGCGGGCGGGCGTCGCCTTCTTAGCGGGCGCCTTCTTCGCGGGCGCGCGGGTGGCCGGCGCCTTCTTGGCGGCGGCGGCCTTGGCGGTCGGCCTGCGGGTGGGGGCGGCGGTCGCGGCGGTGTCCGTCTTGCGGGCCACCCGGGCCGTGGTCGGGGTGGGCCTGCCGCCCGGCGTCTTGGCCGCGCTGGCCCCGGTGGCCCGTTTCGTGGCCGTCGCGACCTTCTTCGCGGCGGCCTTGCGGGTCATCGGGGCCTTGCGCGCCCCGGTGGCCTTCCGGGCGCCGGTGGGCCTGGCGGCCCCGGTGCTGCTGCGTCGAGCGTCGGCCATCGTCGCTCCTCCTCGGGGTGTGCTGCCGAGACCCGCACCGACGGGGCGGGCCGGGCCGACCGGCCCGCTCGGCGTCGGTGTCTTCCCCCGGCCCCGGCGGGCAAACGTCGCGTGCGGACGCGGCGCCGACCGCCGGGCAGCCGTCGAACGGCACGCTCCCCGGTACGGCCACCCGCCCGCCGCCCGTGCCGCGGACCGGCCGGACGTCGACGCTGCGTCACGCCCGGATCCCGGTGGGCGACGGGTGCGGGCACCTGGCCGGTCGGCTATTGACTGTGACCTGGCGCACATCATTAGATGTCGAGGTGGTGCGGTGCCTGGTCGGCCCGGCCACTGGCCGGCCCAGGCGACCGGTCGGGTGGGTTCGCCACCTCAAGCGATCGACGGGGTGCGGTGGGTGCGGTGGACACCGGGGTGAACGAGCGCCGCCGACGCATGCAGTTCGGCGCCGCGCTGCACGTCGGCTCGCACACCATCGCCGTCGCCTACTGCCTGCTGACCCTCGGCGAGCCGAACCGGGGGCCAATGCTCGTGGCGTACGGCTGCGGCGTGGCGACCGGCCTGGTGGGCCTGCGGACGGCCAGGCGGGTGACCTCGAAGGCCGCCGGCTACCGGATCTCGTTCACCATCCTGGTCATCACGCTGGGCATCGTCGCGCTCTGCGCGTACTGGGACGGCGGCGCCGCGTCCCCGGCGGCCCTGGGCTTCGTCACCACCACCGTCTTCGTGGCGAACTACACGCCGCACCTGCGGCTGATGATGGGGCTGGAGGCGCTCACCATCGGCGCCTACCTCACCGTCGCCGCCGCCGGGCGGCCCACACCCCCCGGGCACGTCTTCGTCCACGTCGCCGGCATGGTGATGCTGGTCGCGGTCTGCTCCACCCAGACGCGGACCCTGGCGCGGCAGCGGTCCCAACTGCGCGCCCTGGCGGCGTTGGACCCGCTCACCGGCGCGCTGAACCGGCGCGGCCTGGCCGAGTACGCCCGGCACCTGTTCCGCCACGGCTGCCGCCCCGGCCCGTCCCTGCTCTGCCTGGACCTGGACGACTTCAAGCTGGTCAACGACCGGCTCGGGCACGCCGCCGGTGACGAGCTGCTGCGCCGGACGGTGTCCGCCGCGCGGGAGGCGCTGCGCGCCGAGGACGCGATCGCCCGGATCGGCGGCGACGAGTTCGTGGTCGTCCTCGTCGACGCCGACGAGGCGACCGCCCGGGCGGTCGCGGACCGGATCGAGGTGGCGGTGCGCCGGCACGCCGTGGTCAGCATCGGCACGGCGACCGCTCCCCACGACGGGGACACCCTCGACGCCCTGATGCGCACCGCCGACCGGCGCCTCTACCGCACGAAGCAGCAACGCCACCGCAGCGCCGACCCGCTCCTGCGCGCCGGCCACGACCTGCTGTCCGGCGGCTCGGAGACTCTCCACGCGCCGTGACCGGACACCGCCCCCCGGGCCCGCGCCGGCCACGGTCCGGGGCGAGCGGCGCGCGGAAAGTGACCAACGGCCCCTGTCCGGGTGACCCTCGGGTCGGGCAGGGTGGGGCCATGACCCCCCGCCCGCGTGTCAGGCCGGACGCGAAGTGCCCGCTGCGTCCCGGGCAGCCGTGCACCCTGTGCCAGCTCGGCGTCACCGGCCCGCAGGACTGTGGGCTGGTCCGCCTGGTGATGGAGGACGACGAGCTGCGCGAGGGGCTGCACCGCTTCCAGGTGGCCGCCCGCAGGCGCGAGGGCGGCGGGGCCCCGGCCTGAGCCGGGCCGGGCACGGCGGCCGGCGCGCTCCCCGACCGGCGACCACGCAGGGTGGCGCCACCGTATACCCCTAGGGGTATGCTGGATCGAAGAGGGTCGAGGGAGCGGGCCACACGACGGCTCCGACCTCGACCGCCCTTCTCAACCCGGGAGGTCCGGTGACCGAAGTCCGGCATCACCAGGTGGTCATCGTCGGCGGCGGCGCCGCCGGCATCAGCGTGGCGGCGCGGCTACGCC
This genomic interval from Micromonospora coxensis contains the following:
- a CDS encoding DUF6767 domain-containing protein, whose translation is MTPRPRVRPDAKCPLRPGQPCTLCQLGVTGPQDCGLVRLVMEDDELREGLHRFQVAARRREGGGAPA
- a CDS encoding vWA domain-containing protein, which gives rise to MPQRVLPIYLAVDTSGSMSEGTRLEAVQQALIQLVDELLSSPALGDQVRVGIVAFADHAELVLPLTDLTELPSLPRLYAHGATRYGPLFQRLGRVIDHDLRVLRSQDTSVLRPFVFLVTDGTPVDQDWERAFQDFDRRTKAQLVVITTDAGSEGSGIWQRLRPVAVYEWNDHHDQVLATRIFGVVTDFARTLTRSVMLPGRPDARPHLPPPYPPLGEADLR
- a CDS encoding CaiB/BaiF CoA transferase family protein; the encoded protein is MQRQRSGPLDGVLVADFSRILAGPYATMLLADLGADVVKVEGPGGDDTRAWTPPVRDGISTYYLGVNRNKRSIALDLTDPDDLAVARRLAHRADVMIQNFRPGGLRRFGLDHDSVAAVNPRIVYASISGFGAGAGAHLPGYDLMVQAASGLMSLTGDPDGPPYKAGVAVFDVMAGLHAAVGVLAALRHRDRHGVGQHVEVDLLSSALSGLVNQTSGHVAAGSVPFRMGNAHPSLFPYEPMPTADGDLVVIAGNDAQFRRLCQVLGAPALADDPRFARNQDRTVHRDALRPLLVERLARRRRDEWFADLTAAGVPCAPINTVADGVALARDLGLDPVATAGGVPGVRHPIGFSRTPPRHDLPPPRLDEHGDEIRAWLAD
- a CDS encoding alpha/beta fold hydrolase, with amino-acid sequence METFDGTDGTQLAYHRTGHGPALICLPGGPMQDSAYLGELGGLSAHRTLVRLDLRGTGGSAVPADPATYRCDRQVADVEALRRHLGLERVDLAAHCAGATLALLYAVRHPERVERLVLLTPSPRPVGVEVTDRDRRELAELRRGEPWFPAAFAAFERIWAGRAGDEDWAAITPFTWGRWDAAARAHHEREASWRHPDAAAGYYADDAFDPVAVRAAVGRLRAAVLLVAGEYDVALPPTRAAEYAGLFPKGELAVQPGGGHQPWHDDPRWFVDTVARFLG
- a CDS encoding glycerophosphodiester phosphodiesterase family protein, which gives rise to MTRRARPTTRIRLTAALCALTLAVGAPAVLTPSPPAAAEPGAAVVAEDFSAGTLPAGWRAVDGAWKVENGRLYGTSTSSAATNKITFGRHLDDFRVEATVRFESVTSATRWTALGLDVPADGTTPWWIATMRSGSTAANGLEFAERTTANTWNVTDTGSAPYAAGTGRDVRVAVEVHGSQARWFVDGREALRTGSLRRSADGGQALLVNGATVSFDDVTVTELAPNGHLRPDGSPLTVIVHRGASAAAPENTLVAQEVARRTGAHWIENDVQPSRDGVPFVLHDATVDRTTDGVGRIRDLTAAQLKALDAGSWFAPQYTGEKLPTLAEQLADLRVRGGNLLLEIKGAHTRDEVARIVEVIRAERMTGRVFVQSFEVDALRHTRDLAPELPLGLLRGSLDTDPVALARQLGLTAYNPSGAALAARPDVVRQLHDAGVAVLVWTVDSPAQWQALEQADVDGIITNRPAELAGWNAAHLQRSPATPSVAIASPVDGATLDRAQAPVPTVTAAHVDTVTLTLDGQRVATDRPLDLTALPAGRHTLRADAVGPAGRASATSTFTLAASPAGLGYVILTSGADADARTVLSTLLANGRYAELAGYADRHAGKRLPTALAAVVAADARVLAGN
- a CDS encoding STM4011 family radical SAM protein, translated to MNLAILYRGPLASCNYDCPYCPFAKRRDPPELLRADRAALARFTDWVAATTDVRLSVLFTPWGEGLTRRWYREAMVSLSHLPHVERVVIQTNLAARVDWLADADRGTAALWTTYHPGQVSRERFLARCARLSELGVRYSVGVVGLPEHLDEARALRAALPAQVYLWVNAAEGRRYDAAEEAVWTGLDPLFGWSVRPHLSLGRPCHAGETAVSVLGDGTVRRCHFDPAPIGNLYDGSWRAALRPRPCGVAVCDCHIGYVHLKPLGLRDVFAGGVLERIPAAWPSPGPVASGTP
- a CDS encoding GGDEF domain-containing protein, giving the protein MDTGVNERRRRMQFGAALHVGSHTIAVAYCLLTLGEPNRGPMLVAYGCGVATGLVGLRTARRVTSKAAGYRISFTILVITLGIVALCAYWDGGAASPAALGFVTTTVFVANYTPHLRLMMGLEALTIGAYLTVAAAGRPTPPGHVFVHVAGMVMLVAVCSTQTRTLARQRSQLRALAALDPLTGALNRRGLAEYARHLFRHGCRPGPSLLCLDLDDFKLVNDRLGHAAGDELLRRTVSAAREALRAEDAIARIGGDEFVVVLVDADEATARAVADRIEVAVRRHAVVSIGTATAPHDGDTLDALMRTADRRLYRTKQQRHRSADPLLRAGHDLLSGGSETLHAP
- a CDS encoding protein kinase family protein, producing MPTPPVADTWPDLPPRVPERTLRTWGPGVRGGSSTVFDVFGHDDTVLYKKYAIPRAEEDLDRLVQLYRGLDDDSAALVRRRYAWPLAVVAGADGAVAGVLVPRAGMAYQAHLSTKKVRVRDLNYLLYEARAARVGIEPASLREKLKLIRALVEALRWLETRGLVHEDLAAHNLLWTLRPQPAVLLLDCDSIRPVDSVVEEPLLTSTDWTDPRVLTGDTPRPDHASTVYAVGLITARVLVAPSWRPSGADTDDPLGGQVPAALAPLIRASVRASGSRPRLSQWLTTLDAVIEAMTGEGPELQTTPSVSPVESLPRTAWTYALKGRLAVTVGFVIGAVAAVVLLTGLL